In Candidatus Cloacimonadota bacterium, a genomic segment contains:
- a CDS encoding family 10 glycosylhydrolase produces MPKYIHFIILSICLFLPLVLNAEARAVWVLPWGINTPQKVSRMVDDAVETGQTDIFLEVRYRSDALYQPNRKPDKFPNPEYRSHILNGQTFDPLEQVLREGQARGLKIHAWIVVLNATPVDSALIARNYIYSNHRDWITFDRNLSRPSASANAGHFIDPGIPEVQQHILNVVGDLISGYPELDGLHLD; encoded by the coding sequence ATGCCTAAATATATCCATTTTATCATTTTATCAATTTGCCTGTTCCTGCCCCTGGTTTTGAACGCGGAAGCCCGTGCCGTCTGGGTTTTGCCCTGGGGGATAAACACACCCCAAAAGGTGAGCAGAATGGTGGATGACGCTGTCGAGACCGGTCAGACAGACATATTTTTGGAGGTTCGCTACCGTTCCGACGCCCTCTACCAGCCAAACCGGAAGCCGGACAAATTCCCAAATCCCGAATATCGCAGCCATATCCTCAACGGTCAGACTTTTGACCCGCTGGAGCAGGTTTTGCGGGAAGGCCAAGCCCGTGGACTCAAAATCCACGCCTGGATTGTGGTGCTCAACGCCACCCCGGTGGATTCAGCCCTCATAGCAAGAAACTATATCTATAGCAATCACAGGGATTGGATAACTTTCGACCGCAATCTGTCACGACCCTCAGCCTCCGCGAACGCGGGTCATTTCATCGATCCCGGCATTCCGGAAGTGCAGCAACACATTCTGAACGTGGTGGGCGACCTCATCAGCGGCTATCCAGAATTGGATGGCCTGCATCTGGATT